In Leopardus geoffroyi isolate Oge1 chromosome D1, O.geoffroyi_Oge1_pat1.0, whole genome shotgun sequence, a single window of DNA contains:
- the LOC123601683 gene encoding olfactory receptor 4B1 has product MESMAITNNVTELIFTGLFQDPEVQRACFVVFLPVYLATVVGNGLIVLTVNVSKSLRSPMYFFLSYLSLVEITYSSTVVPKFITDLLAKIKTISLEGCVAQIFFFHFFGVTEILLLVVMAYDRYVAICKPLQYMNIMSRQLCHVLVAGSWLGGFFHSIIQILITVQLPFCGPNVIDHYFCDLQPLFKLACTDTFVEGVIVLANSGLIALCSFLILVSSYIIILVNLRSHSAEGRRKALSTCASHITVVLLFFGPAIFLYMRPSSTFTEDKLVAVFYTVVTPMLNPIIYTLRNAEVKIAMRRLWGKKNLGME; this is encoded by the coding sequence ATGGAGTCCATGGCCATTACAAATAATGTGACTGAATTAATTTTCACTGGCCTGTTTCAGGATCCAGAGGTTCAGAGAGCGTGCTTTGTGGTGTTTCTTCCTGTGTACCTGGCCACAGTGGTGGGCAATGGTCTCATTGTTCTGACAGTCAATGTCAGTAAGAGTCTGCGttcccccatgtacttcttccttagCTACTTGTCCCTGGTGGAGATCACTTACTCTTCTACTGTTGTCCCTAAATTCATCACAGACTTACTTGCCAAGATTAAAACCATCTCGCTGGAGGGCTGTGTGGCTCAGATATTCTTCTTCCACTTCTTTGGGGTCACTGAGATCCTTTTGCTTGTggtgatggcctatgaccgctatgtggccatctgcaagcctcTTCAGTATATGAACATTATGAGCCGCCAACTATGTCATGTACTGGTGGCTGGCTCCTGGCTTGGGGGCTTTTTCCACTCCATTATACAGATTCTCATCACCGTCCAGTTACCCTTCTGTGGTCCCAATGTGATTGACCACTACTTCTGTGATCTTCAGCCATTATTCAAGCTTGCCTGCACTGACACCTTTGTGGAGGGGGTTATTGTGTTGGCCAACAGTGGCTTAATTGCTCTGTGCTCCTTCCTCATTTTGGTGTCCTCCTATATTATCATCCTTGTCAACTTGAGGAGCCATTCTGCAGAGGGGAGGCGCAAAGCCCTTTCTACCTGTGCCTCTCACATCACAGTGGTCCTCTTGTTCTTTGGACCTGCCATCTTTCTCTACATGCGACCCTCCTCCACCTTCACTGAGGACAAACTGGTGGCCGTGTTCTACACAGTTGTCACCCCCATGCTGAACCCCATCATCTACACACTCAGAAATGCAGAGGTGAAAATTGCCATGAGGAGGTTGTGGGGCAAAAAGAACTTAGGGATGGAATAA
- the LOC123602607 gene encoding olfactory receptor 4B1-like: MASTNNVTELIIVGLFQDPEVQRGCFVVFLLVYLATVVGNGLIVLTVNVSKSLRSPMYFFLSYLSLVEITYSSTVVPKFMTDLLAKIKTISLEGCVAQIFFFHFFGVTEIFLLTVMAYDRYVAICKPLHYTTIMSRSVCRLLVAGSWLGGFFHSMVQIIITLQLSFCGPNVIDHYFCDLHPLFKLSCTDTSVEGVIVLANSGLFSIFSFLLLVSSYIVILYNLRNHSAEGRRKALSTCASHITVVLLFFGPAIFLYMRPPSTFTEDKLVAVFYTVVTPMLNPIIYTLRNAEVKNAMRKLWGKRMNSGRD; this comes from the coding sequence ATGGCGAGTACAAATAACGTGACCGAGTTAATTATCGTCGGTCTTTTCCAGGATCCAGAGGTGCAGAGAGGGTGCTTTGTGGTGTTTCTTCTGGTGTACCTGGCCACAGTGGTGGGCAATGGTCTCATTGTTCTGACAGTCAATGTCAGTAAGAGTCTGCGttcccccatgtacttcttccttagCTACTTGTCCCTGGTGGAGATCACTTACTCCTCCACTGTTGTCCCTAAATTCATGACAGACTTACTTGCCAAGATTAAAACCATCTCCCTGGAGGGCTGTGTGGCTCAGATATTCTTCTTCCACTTCTTTGGAGTTACTGAGATCTTCCTGCTGACGGtaatggcctatgaccgctacgtGGCCATTTGCAAACCCCTTCACTACACAACTATCATGAGCCGGTCTGTGTGTCGCCTTCTGGTGGCTGGATCCTGGCTCGGGGGCTTTTTTCATTCCATGGTCCAGATTATTATCACTCTCCAGTTGTCTTTCTGTGGTCCCAATGTGATTGACCACTACTTCTGTGACCTCCATCCGTTATTCAAGCTTTCCTGCACTGACACTTCTGTGGAGGGGGTTATTGTGTTGGCCAACAGTGGATTATTTTctatcttctccttcctcctcctggtgTCCTCCTATATTGTCATCCTGTACAACCTGAGGAACCATTCTGCAGAGGGGAGGCGCAAAGCCCTCTCCACCTGTGCCTCTCACATCACAGTGGTCCTCTTGTTCTTTGGACCTGCCATCTTCCTCTACATGCGGCCTCCCTCTACTTTCACTGAGGACAAACTGGTGGCCGTGTTCTACACAGTTGTCACCCCCATGCTGAACCCCATCATCTACACACTCAGGAATGCAGAGGTGAAAAATGCCATGAGGAAGCTGTGGGGGAAGAGAATGAATTCAGGGAGggactaa
- the LOC123602608 gene encoding olfactory receptor 4X2-like: protein MARIHNVTEFIFLGLSPSREVQKVCFVLFLLLYTAVVLGNSLIVLTVMTSRSLGSPMYFFLSCLSFVEICYSSTTAPKLISDLLAERKAISLWGCMTQLFFMHFFGGAEIFLLTVMAYDRYVAICRPLNYRTIMNRQVCAVLVGVAWAGGFVHSFAQILLLFHLPFCGPNVIDHYFCDLLPLLKLACSDTFLVGLLIVANGGTLSVISFGIILASYVVILLHLRTRSSEGRSKALSTCGSHITVVTLFFGPCIFIYMRPSTTLSVDKMVAVFYTVITPLLNPVIYSLRNAQVKKAMKKLWIRTMKRDEK from the coding sequence ATGGCTCGCATACACAATGTGACTGAATTCATTTTCCTAGGACTTTCTCCCAGCCGGGAGGTGCAGAAAGTTTGTTTTGTGCTATTTCTGCTTTTGTACACAGCAGTTGTGCTGGGGAATTCCCTCATTGTGCTCACTGTCATGACCAGCAGAAGTCTTGGTTctcccatgtacttcttcctcagcTGCCTGTCCTTTGTGGAGATCTGCTACTCCTCTACTACAGCCCCCAAACTCATCTCAGATTTGCTGGCTGAAAGGAAAGCAATATCACTGTGGGGCTGCATGACACAGCTTTTCTTTATGCACTTCTTCGGTGGTGCTGAGATCTTCCTGCTCActgtgatggcctatgaccgctatgtggccatctgtagGCCCCTCAACTACAGGACTATCATGAACCGGCAAGTGTGTGCTGTCCTGGTGGGAGTAGCATGGGCGGGGGGCTTTGTGCATTCCTTTGCCCAAATCCTCCTGCTCTTCCACTTGCCCTTCTGTGGCCCCAATGTGATTGACCACTATTTCTGTGACCTGCTTCCCCTGCTCAAACTTGCCTGCTCTGACACCTTCCTCGTCGGTCTGCTGATTGTTGCCAACGGGGGGACCTTGTCTGTGATCAGCTTTGGGATCATCTTAGCCTCCTATGTGGTCATTTTACTCCATCTGAGGACTCGAAGCTCTGAGGGGCGGAGTAAAGCCCTCTCCACCTGTGGGTCCCACATCACCGTGGTTACCTTATTCTTTGGGCCCTGCATCTTCATCTATATGAGGCCTTCCACCACCTTGTCTGTAGACAAGATGGTGGCCGTGTTCTACACTGTCATCACACCGCTCCTCAACCCTGTCATCTACTCCCTGAGAAATGCTCAAGTGAAGAAGGCCATGAAGAAACTGTGGATCAGGACAATGAAGCGAGATGAGAAATAG